GCTGGCCCTGGGTCACCACCGCGTCGCCAGGCTTGAGGCCCGCGAGGATGACGATGTCCTGGTCGACCGCCTGGCCGACCTTGACCGGCCGCTGCTCGACAGTCTGATCGCTCTTTACGAGGAACACGAACTGGCCGTCCTGACCGAGCTGCACCGCTTCCGACGGCACCACCGTCGCGTGATCGATCGTGGAGACACGCAGGCTCACCCGCGCGAACTGCCCGGGCCACAGCCGGCGGTCCTCGTTCGCGAACGTCGCCTTGAGCTTGATGGTGTCGGTGGAGGGGTCGACCACGTTGTCGATGAAGGTCAGCGTCCCCTTCGCGGCCTCGGCACCGGCGGTCTGCGGCGTCGCCGACACGGGCAGCGCCGTCCCCACGCCCACCGGCTTCACCTCGCTGAGGTGTTCCGCCGGCAGGGAGAACGTGACGTAGACCGGTGTGACCTGGGTGATCGTGATCAGTTCGGTCGAATTCGCCGTGACGAGATTGCCCGCCTTGGCCATCAGATTCCCGGTGCGGCCCTCGATCGGCGATTTCATCTGCGTGTAGTCGAGCTGAAGCGTCGCGCTCTCGACGGCCGCCTGCTGCGCGACGAGTTGCGCTTTCGCCCCTTCGATCGCAGCCTTGTCGGCGTTGACGGTGGCGCTGTTGGCCGCTGCCGAGGCCTTGCCCTGCTCCGTCTGGTCCTTGGGCACGAGGCCGCGCTCGTTGAGCGACGTCAGGCGCTGCGCCTCCGCCGACGAGTACTGCTCGTTGGCGACGTCCTTCGTCAGCTGCGCCTCGGCCTGAGCGAGCAGTGCCTGATCGCGGGCCAGGTTGGCCTGGGCCTGGTGCAGCGACGCCTGATAGGGCCGCGGATCGATCGTGAAGAGCAGTTGCCCTGCCTTCACGAAATCCCCCTCGTGGAATTTCACGTCCTGGAGGGTGCCGGTGATCTGCGCCCGGATGCTGATGGTCGCGAAGGCTTCGACGTTGCCGATGGCGGAGAGATCGACGGGGACGTCCTTCTGCGAGGCACGCCCGATCACGACCGGCACGGCGCCACCGCCGCCACCGCCCCGGCCGGCGCGGCCGCCACCTCCGCCCGTGCCCGCCGCCGCGCTCGACGACCCGCAACCGGCAGCACCGGCCATGGATAGTACGACCGCACCACACCCGAGAACCGCCGTCCAGCTGCTCACGCTCTAGACCTCCCGAACGCCCCTACTCCTTCGGATATAGCGGCCCCTTGATCTACGACGGAGCCAGACGTCCGATTTCAGGCGCGCGGGTAATCGTACGGGGAAAGGGGTGACAAAACAATGAAAGGGGGACGAGCGCGGGTCTCTAGCGAGGCAATCCGCTGGCGACGAGCCGAAGGCCCTGCGGCTTGGGCGGCACGGTGCCGCCGGGCGAGAGCCGGAGGAGGAAGACGTCCTGGCGCGACGCCGTGCCGGAATCGCCCACCGGATCGGTGCCGAGCGTCTTCTCCCAGTTGGAGGTGAACAGGATCCATTTGCCGTCGGGCGACACGTTGGGGCGGGGCTCATACCAGAAGGCGGTGCGCGTCGCGTCGCCATCGTAGGCGACGTTGCTGCGATGGTGCGCGAAGCGCCACACCGTCGGGTTGACGCCGGCCCCGGCGTCGGTCTGGATCGCGATGATTTCGTCGTCCCAGGCGCGCCAGGCAGAAGCGGTGGTGCCGTAGCGATAGAGCCCGCTGAAAACCGGCGTCAGCGCGCCGGGCAGCGCGTTGTTCCACGTGGTGTGATCGGACAAGTAGACCTCTTTCGGCTGCATCACCGTGGCGATCAGGTCCCGCGTCGAGAACGGCGCCGCCAGCGAGCGGAACTGCCACTGCGCCGCGTCCCAGGAAGTGGTCGTGCAACAGTCCTGGTTGGCCAGCACCCCATAGCCGAAGGCGTCGTGTCCGTAGGGTCGCGCCGCGGTGCCCAGCTCCGTGATCGCCCCGCTCAGCACGTCCCACAGGTACTCCTGGGCGGCGTAGCGCGGCGCGGCCTGATCGGCCGAACTCGGGTACAGCATCACATAGCGGCCGCTCCGGTCGATCATCGCGTGGTGCAGGCTGAAGTTCAGCGTGATCGGCGCGGGCTGCCCGTCGATCGTCGAGGCCAAGGTGTCGACAACATGCCGGCTCTGCGGGTTGGCGCGATCGAATACGACGGCGTAGTGATGATGGTCCTGCGAGGTGCCGCCGAAGAACGTTTCGATCCATTCCGTGCCGCCGCCGCTCGAGGCGATTCCGCCGATGTAGGTGTCGGTCAGGCCCGGTTCGAGCGTGTCGAGATCGAGCAGACGGGTATAGAGGCCGGTGGAGAAGTCGTACTGGTCGATCGTGTGCAGCGTCGAGCCGGTGCCGCTATAGCTGCCGTAGATGATCGAATCGTTGACGTAACTGAACTGCGGTTCGACGTAGAACTTCAGGACCAGGCCGCCATCGCCGGTCGTGGTCGGCTGGATCCGCCGCGCCGTCCCAGTCGAGGCGTCGAAAGCGAAGGGAATCGGTCCGACGCCGCCGCTTCCGACGACGTAGAAGTAGTGGCTGTTGACGCTCCAGGCATTCTGATGTGGGCTCGACGGCGTGCGATACGAGCGGTTCGGCGAGCCCGGACGCGTGGCGGCGTCGGTCAGGCGTCCCAGCGTCGACTTGAAGACGGGGTCCTGAAAAGAGGACCCGGCCGCGCCCAGCACCGGGAGCGCCGGCTTCTGGTAAGTGACGCGATCGATGACCGCCTGGTACAGGCCGGCCACCACAGGCGTTTGCGCCCACGCGGGCGCAGCCACACACAGGACGGCCATCATCTGGAACGCGACGCGCGAAGACTTCATGGATGCGTCTCGAAATGGCAAAACGATCGCCACGGCGCCGGCGCGGAAACACCGCGATTTTCGAGCGATGTCGTAGAAAAGGACTGACAGATCGGAGGGCCGATTACGGGAGCGGTGGATACCTCAGCCGTATTGGGTGGACGGCGAGGACCTGCGCGCGATGGCACCGATGCGCAGCCGGATTGCAGATACGTGATCCAGCCGCGCACGAGCCTCCGATTTGCGGCACAATGGGTCTCCCGGCGAGAGTCCATTGCTTGCGGAGACGGGCGCCGCGCCGTTGCTCGTGTGGGATTGCGACATGTACGACTTCCAGGTGTACGAAGCGCTTCTCCGACTGCTGCGTGAACAGAACCGGCGCCTGCGCCAGAGCGCTGAGGCGCTCGGCGTGGAGGCCGAGCGCCTCAGCGACAAGGTCCGAGATGCGCGGCGCACCGCCGACCCGGACCCGGGGCCGAGGCCCGAGTACCCTGCGAAGAACCAGCCGCGTGCGTGATTGCGTGCTGATGAGAACGCAGTCTCCCGACGCCGTTCGCCCCGTGTCCCGCCTGCGCGGTCCCCATGCGTTCATCGCGCTCGTCTGCGTGTTCGCGGTTCACGGCTGCGGATCCGGTCCAGCATCTCCGGATACGCCGGCCGATGCGACCGTCACGATCTCGGCGACAGGCGTGACGCCGAAAGAGGTCCACATCAAGGCGTGGGGGCACGTGCAGTTTGTGAACAACGACGCGAAGCCTCACCAGATCACATCCGATCCGGTGCAGATTCACACCGATTGTCCAGGCGTCAACGAGGTCGGGGTTCTCGGCACCGGCGGCAGCGGGCAGACCGGTGCGCTCAACCTCGTGCGCACGTGCGGGTACCACGATCACATCGACGAGTTCAACCCGCTCTACCAGGGCCGCATCATCGTCGAGTAGCGCCTCGTGACGACGCGCCGTCGACGCCTGCGCGAGCGTTGAGCCGATTCCGGGCGCCCAGGCTTCCCATCTGCACTGCCCGTCCCCGCCTCGCACGTTTGGATTGACAAGGAACGGCCGCGTTGTCGAGGATTGATGCTGCCATGGAGATGGTGTATCGCGAGCGCTGGAGGGCGGAGATCGCGGAGATGCGACGCGTGCTCGCCGGCCTGGCCATGAACGAGGAGCGCAAGTGGGGGAAACCCACCTACACGGTGGCGGGGAAGAACATCGTCATCATGCAGGGGTTCAAGGACTACTTCGGGCTCGGCTTCTTTCAGGGCGCGCTGCTGAAAGATCCCAGGAAAGTGCTGGTGCAGCTCGGTCAGGTGCACGCCGCGCGGGTGATGAAGTTCACCAGCGTCAAGGACATCATGGCGAAGGCGCCGACCATCAAGGCCTACGTGCGCGAGGCCATCGCCGTCGAGGAGGCGGGGCTGCGGCTGGAGCCGAAGAAGACCTCTGACTATCCGGTTCCCGAGGAGTTGACGGAGCGGTTCGGAAAGAACCCTCGTTTCAAGCGCGCTTTCGACGCGCTGACGCCGGGGCGGCAACGGGGATACCTCTACCACTTCGCAGCGGCCAAGCAGCCGGCGACGCGTCTGGCGCGCATCGACAAGGCGATGCCAGCGATCTTCGAAGGCAGAGGGTTCCTGGAGCGGCGCTAGCTGTTGCGGCCACTCCGTCAGCATCCCCTTCATGGCCGCCGGCAAGGCGGCGATCCGGCGCGCGCGGCTTTATCTATTCAAAGGACGGGCGCCGCGTGCAGTAGAGCAGCGCGGCCGCGGCAGCGGTCCCGAGCAGCAGCAGACTGTTCGGTTCGGGAGTGGTCGCGCCGCCTTCGATCGGATCGACGTAGGTGCGGAACATGAAGTCCCCGAACCCGCTGCCGGTGTTCACATCCGCGGGCGTGAAGCCCGAACCGCGCGACAGGAACATCTCTCCGCCCGAGTAGCAGCACGCCGTGCTCCAGCCGTAGTTGCCATCGGCGCCTGTCGTCAACACGATCGCCAGTGCGTCGGACGCCCCCACGTTGACGTTCCACCCGCCGAAGGCGGTCATGGCGAACCGGTCCGTCGTCAGCCACAATCAAGAAGACGAAGGGCCGAATTCGCGAACCGCTTGCCTGATGACAGGCGTGAGGCGGCGCGACTGCAATTCGCGGACCGAAGGACAACAGACGCTGAGCTGACCATGAGAAGGAAGCGATCCTCTCAAGCCGAGCGTTGGACGTCGCGCTCCACTTCTCCGTCGCGAATCGAGGTCACGCGATGCGCATGCGCGGCGATGTCGGGGCTCATCGGCGAGAAGGATCGACGGTTCAATGACGCGCGCTAACTGCCGAGAACAGGACTGCGCGGCGGCGGGATCGTCAGCGTCGTCCCGCACGTGATGCACACGTAGAGCAGTGGGATGTTTATCGGTGTGGTCCCGACGACGTTCTGTAGCTTCATGCCGCCGGCGGCTCCGCAGTCGGCGCAATCGCGCTCGGGCGCTGGTCGATTCCAATCCGACATCTGTTGGACCATATCAGCCGATCGTGAACTGGGGATGACGGACCTGGCGTCGTTCGTCCTTCCAGCCCACCCATGCGCCTCGACGCCAATCTCCCGGAGTCACAGGCAGGTGATGTGTTGTGGATCGGGACCCCCGACTGCACGGCGGCTCTGTCGATCAGCCTAGTCGATCCGTCGGGCAAGAGTCTAAGCGACGGCCGACCATGCGGGCTGGGCCGCGTCGTGCTGCGATCCACGGGCGCCTGCCTCAGTGCGTACGCCGGCATCCGAACAGAAAAGTGCGAACATATGAAGAACAAGAAGGGGATGGCCGCCTCGTCCCCAAGACACGCGAGGGACTGATGACCGATGTGAGAAGTACCGTCGTCTGCTCGTCGGCGAAGGAAAGGTCACCACGACGCGAGAGGGCGCTGATCCTCGTGATGGCTGTGCTCATGATGAGTGCGACGGTCGCACGGACGGGCACGACCGGTGCTTCAGCCGTTACCGGAAGCTGTGCGCCCAAGGACGCGAGGAGCGATCGGCTCATCGCAGAACTCAAGGCTTTTGTCGGGAAGACGGACATGGGCGGCACAGTGGAAAAGACCACCATGGGGCTGGCGAGTGTCACGCCGTCGCAGGTCGTGTTGGTGTCGGACAAGGCGATTTGCACGAAAGCGGCAGCAGCCTTCGACGCCAAGCAGCTCGAAAAGCGATCCAGCTACACGCTGTACGTCGTGACGCTTGGATCGTCCTACGGCGTGGAGGACACGAAAATGATGCAAGCCGGTTTCGAGACCGCCGACATATACGACAGTCAGTGGAAGTACATAGGCATCAGACAAATCCATGAGTGAAGTTGGGCTCACGATGGAGGAGGAGGAGCCACCCCCAGCATTTCAGCCCGAGCGAGCCGAGACACTCACTCGACCCCCAGTCTTCACCCGAGCGGCTCTTCGACTAACGTCTCCGGTCTGTGCCCGCCTGCTCGACAGCGAGACGCCGTCCCTGCTCTGACCGGACTGGAGGCGAGGAGGTGCCGGAGACGAGAGCCCGAGCGGGGCCATCCAACGACGGGTGCAGCTCCAACATGTCCAACAGCCGCGCTGGTCTTCCCGCGGGCGTTGTAGCGAGTCGCTCGTCCCATTCATTCAGCAAGACCTGCATCTCCTCTCGGAGCGCGGCCAAATCCTGAAGCCGCTGCTCCAGTCCAGCTAGGCGTTTCCCGACGAGTGCCCGAACCTGCTGGCACGGAACAGCGCCTTGGTCACGGCGATGCAGGACGGCTGCCAGATCCTTCAGGGAAAAACCGATGACGAGAGCCCGCTGTATGAGGCGCACGCGATCGAGCGCACCGGGCAGGTAACGTCGATAGCCTGCGTGCGTCCGGCCGGCAGGCGGCAAAAGACCCAACCGCTCATAGTGACGCAACGTGCTCGTGCTGACGCCCCCGGCGTCTGCGAGCGCACGCGGGCCGATCCACGCATCAGTCATCGGCGGGGCGATACGGTCATCGGATCACCGGTGTGATGCTCCCGGATCTGGTACCGCAGAAAGTCGTGAATCGCGGTCCGCGCAGCCTCGTCGGTGGTCGCGATGTTTACCCTGCCGCCGTTCGGTGTCGTGATGTACGTGTACGAGACGCGGTCCTTCATCTTCGCCAGCGCCGATGTGCCTGGCACGTTCTGCGTATCGTGCACGAGCATCGGCGCGTCAAAATCTCCGCCTTCGAACATCATGGCGATGTGCGGGAGGTGGGACCGGATCGCGGCCAGGTTCTTGGTGTCGGTGGCATCCTTCACACTCACGTCGATCGCGCCGCCATCGTCGTACAAGTAGAAATGGTGCACGGTCTTCTCCTGGTCGAAGCCCATCACCAAGGCACCATGGTCATTCGCCGCGTGCTGGGCGCTCGCGAACACCGCTAGTAACAAAGGGCACATGAATAGCACGGTCACGCTCCTCAGTCCACGGTAGACCTTGTAACCGTTGCAAGGTCAAGGCGCGATTGTAATTCGTCGCCGAAGCTCACCTCGGCGGACAGCGAGCTGCCCTCGATAATCCGCTGAAGCGGAGCAAATTCACCGACGAACAGATTCTGAAGATCGTTCGCGAGGGCGAAGCCGGCCAGAAGGCGGCCGACCTGTGCCGCACGTATGGGACCACGGAGCAGACCTACTGCCGCTGGAATGCCAAGTTCGGTGGGGTGGAGCTTAGTGAGATGCAGCGGCTAAAGACGCTCGAGGACGAGAATCGCCGGCTGAAGCAGATCATCGCCGAGCAGACCTTAGACATCTAGGCGCTCAAGGCGGTGGTCGCAAGAAAATGGTGAGCCCCAGCGGCCCGGGTCGGGATCCGGCCGCGGCACGTAGCGCAGGGTCGCCGCGCTCATGCGCACGACTGTCAAGGCCCGTCGCTCGCTCAGGTCTTGCGTCACCTCTCCCGCACCGCCTCGCGCCGAGCCGGTGCGGTCACCGTGTCGCGGGAGAACTCTGCGATTGCCGCTGGCCAAGCGGATGAGTCAGATCGGGTCCGATCGTTGCAGTCCCTTCTGGTAGAAAGGACAGGCATCAATGACATCCACTTACGATCTCATCGGCACCTCCCGTCGAGCTAAACGCATCCTC
The window above is part of the Vicinamibacterales bacterium genome. Proteins encoded here:
- a CDS encoding efflux RND transporter periplasmic adaptor subunit, with the translated sequence MPVVIGRASQKDVPVDLSAIGNVEAFATISIRAQITGTLQDVKFHEGDFVKAGQLLFTIDPRPYQASLHQAQANLARDQALLAQAEAQLTKDVANEQYSSAEAQRLTSLNERGLVPKDQTEQGKASAAANSATVNADKAAIEGAKAQLVAQQAAVESATLQLDYTQMKSPIEGRTGNLMAKAGNLVTANSTELITITQVTPVYVTFSLPAEHLSEVKPVGVGTALPVSATPQTAGAEAAKGTLTFIDNVVDPSTDTIKLKATFANEDRRLWPGQFARVSLRVSTIDHATVVPSEAVQLGQDGQFVFLVKSDQTVEQRPVKVGQAVDQDIVILAGLKPGDAVVTQGQLRLEPGTRVTRADPRTGEASPNGGRGGRGGKNGGGRGGGRSGEAGDAGRGSGPL
- a CDS encoding YdeI/OmpD-associated family protein — its product is MEMVYRERWRAEIAEMRRVLAGLAMNEERKWGKPTYTVAGKNIVIMQGFKDYFGLGFFQGALLKDPRKVLVQLGQVHAARVMKFTSVKDIMAKAPTIKAYVREAIAVEEAGLRLEPKKTSDYPVPEELTERFGKNPRFKRAFDALTPGRQRGYLYHFAAAKQPATRLARIDKAMPAIFEGRGFLERR
- a CDS encoding PEP-CTERM sorting domain-containing protein, producing the protein MTAFGGWNVNVGASDALAIVLTTGADGNYGWSTACCYSGGEMFLSRGSGFTPADVNTGSGFGDFMFRTYVDPIEGGATTPEPNSLLLLGTAAAAALLYCTRRPSFE